The following coding sequences are from one uncultured Desulfobacter sp. window:
- a CDS encoding YIP1 family protein, which translates to MNRPGTLSAFRFYNQGVIRLLIEPVLFFTELPAVHTTGRALGFTALCAGFYAGAGLLTGPGPQSPVVMALIYFINAAGMVLISAVTGVCTMVMINGKRQGFSLVFGLYAYASGITMLISWLPFMLWFTEPWKYWLVYTGFRQSCGLSKFRAITVLLISVPVQWCLIYSAITAVTGRV; encoded by the coding sequence ATGAATAGACCAGGGACACTTTCCGCATTCAGATTTTACAACCAGGGGGTGATCCGGCTGCTCATAGAACCGGTCCTGTTTTTTACAGAACTGCCTGCGGTGCATACCACAGGCAGGGCCCTGGGATTTACAGCCCTGTGTGCCGGATTTTATGCCGGTGCGGGCCTGCTCACAGGCCCGGGTCCCCAATCTCCTGTGGTCATGGCATTGATCTATTTTATCAATGCGGCTGGCATGGTGCTCATCAGTGCCGTCACAGGCGTTTGCACCATGGTGATGATCAACGGCAAAAGACAAGGCTTTTCCCTGGTGTTCGGGCTTTACGCCTATGCCTCGGGGATCACCATGCTCATCTCATGGCTCCCCTTCATGCTCTGGTTCACGGAGCCATGGAAATACTGGTTGGTGTATACAGGGTTTCGCCAAAGCTGCGGCCTGTCCAAATTCCGGGCGATCACCGTTCTTTTGATATCCGTGCCTGTCCAGTGGTGCCTGATTTATTCGGCCATAACAGCAGTCACCGGCCGTGTGTAA
- a CDS encoding response regulator, translating to MKQPIKVLMVDDEKRFRETTRKILERNGFETILAENGERALQCLDQSPDVAILDIRMPGMDGHEVLEKMIKLEPDLPVIMLTGHGDKDSAEQSLVLGAFDYLAKPCDIDLLSDKIREACRSRQQTGKPEEDLVGSAMIPLSAYTTIDQDATIAESVQALKASFITMPTSDLIMETGHRSILVMDKNGQIQGILTIRDLMEQILPGYLTSCKPATADSIQYSPMFWRGMFTSAVEQIRNLTISQIMSPAPVSIDAESTLMEAAWIMVDRNQRRLIVTENGKPTGVIREQDLFFEMGKHLIPPRLRRN from the coding sequence ATGAAACAACCCATAAAAGTCTTAATGGTTGATGATGAAAAACGGTTCAGGGAAACCACGCGCAAAATCCTGGAACGTAACGGGTTTGAGACCATTCTTGCGGAAAACGGGGAACGTGCGCTGCAATGCCTGGACCAGTCGCCGGATGTGGCCATTCTGGACATCCGTATGCCCGGCATGGACGGGCACGAGGTCCTTGAAAAAATGATCAAACTTGAACCCGATTTGCCGGTCATCATGCTCACGGGCCATGGCGACAAGGATTCGGCGGAACAATCCCTGGTATTGGGCGCCTTTGACTACCTGGCAAAGCCTTGCGACATTGATCTTTTGTCCGATAAAATCCGGGAAGCCTGCCGGAGCAGACAACAGACGGGAAAGCCCGAAGAGGATCTGGTGGGGTCGGCAATGATTCCGTTAAGTGCCTATACCACCATTGACCAGGATGCCACCATTGCCGAATCCGTCCAGGCGCTAAAAGCCTCTTTTATCACGATGCCCACCTCGGACCTGATTATGGAAACCGGTCACAGGTCCATACTGGTCATGGACAAAAACGGGCAGATCCAGGGGATTCTCACCATCCGTGACCTGATGGAACAAATTCTGCCCGGCTACCTGACCTCGTGCAAACCGGCCACGGCGGATTCCATCCAATACTCCCCCATGTTCTGGCGGGGGATGTTCACCAGCGCCGTAGAGCAGATCCGAAATTTGACCATCAGCCAGATAATGTCTCCGGCACCCGTATCCATTGATGCAGAATCCACGCTGATGGAAGCGGCCTGGATCATGGTGGACCGGAACCAGCGCCGCCTGATTGTCACCGAAAACGGCAAACCCACCGGGGTGATCCGGGAACAGGACCTGTTTTTTGAAATGGGAAAACACCTTATTCCCCCCAGATTAAGGAGAAATTGA
- a CDS encoding universal stress protein, which produces MSDEKKILVTIDGSKRSKRTIDYICNFKPFRDRNITLLNITTPVPEAYYDLTRDAFSNISAGQVKAWEMGQRTIITEFLKEARQRMIAAGYKPDNIEIKIVDQSRGIARGILDELKSNEYQSLVIRRKGRENSILSLAMGGVAAKLVEKADFIPLIIAGTREIRHYQCVAVDGSPGGMRAVRYTADMMANTNCRILLCSIMRTTVTDSAPQGKDPFADLALWAHDKLNSALAEAKEILTQAGIPEERIETRIVQGAQSRAGALLDTARATECDTIVMGRRGMSDVESFDMGRIPRKIIYASRKFTIWLIP; this is translated from the coding sequence ATGTCCGACGAAAAAAAAATATTAGTCACCATAGACGGCTCAAAACGCTCAAAACGGACCATTGATTATATATGCAACTTCAAACCCTTTAGAGATAGAAACATAACCCTACTTAACATCACAACGCCTGTGCCCGAGGCCTATTATGATCTGACCCGGGATGCCTTCAGCAATATTTCCGCAGGCCAGGTAAAGGCCTGGGAAATGGGTCAAAGAACCATCATCACCGAATTTCTCAAAGAGGCGCGTCAAAGAATGATCGCTGCCGGTTATAAGCCGGATAATATTGAAATCAAAATTGTGGATCAGTCAAGGGGGATTGCCAGGGGCATTCTGGACGAGCTCAAAAGCAATGAATATCAAAGTCTTGTCATCCGCAGAAAAGGACGTGAGAACTCCATTCTCAGCCTGGCCATGGGCGGGGTGGCGGCTAAACTGGTGGAAAAAGCGGACTTTATCCCCTTGATTATCGCCGGAACCCGTGAAATTCGCCATTATCAATGCGTTGCGGTTGACGGTTCCCCGGGCGGCATGCGCGCCGTGCGTTACACAGCTGATATGATGGCAAACACCAACTGCCGGATTCTTCTTTGTTCCATCATGCGCACCACTGTTACGGATTCGGCCCCCCAAGGCAAGGATCCGTTTGCAGACCTGGCCCTTTGGGCCCACGACAAACTCAATAGTGCCCTGGCCGAGGCGAAAGAGATACTGACCCAGGCAGGTATCCCCGAAGAGCGGATTGAAACCCGTATTGTCCAGGGCGCCCAAAGCCGGGCAGGCGCCCTGCTGGATACTGCCCGGGCCACGGAGTGCGACACCATTGTCATGGGACGCAGGGGAATGTCGGATGTTGAAAGCTTTGATATGGGACGAATCCCCAGGAAAATTATTTATGCGTCCAGAAAATTCACCATTTGGCTGATTCCGTAA